A stretch of the Sphingosinithalassobacter tenebrarum genome encodes the following:
- a CDS encoding winged helix-turn-helix domain-containing protein, translating into MQQEAIPFAAVQAAWTLPRPGDAVRARILVAARWLLRRSEGSRLDLREVTTLSGVPLAIIRTHYPDSAALYRASRLALIEQVVARLPATPSASGEFDLLVSRYLRAACDALAQTAHRELAQSVRRDGEREPWLIAAYSDSITRPLAIGLEHLLLIGIFRGLVSVTDPARRADDLLARLLEKAGRRGGDPLQQLRMLVEAFYGSGADASRECGVSGASPATDERRPVIRRGALTLDRDPLEIRWQGRAIALSPIEARIVAELVERGRATSAQIQALIAAEGGRTSTRDVFLYRIRRKFAQAGAPDLIETVKGWGLKLRPQEAARSSVISEGVQVVAAS; encoded by the coding sequence ATGCAGCAGGAAGCTATCCCCTTCGCGGCGGTGCAGGCCGCATGGACGCTCCCGCGTCCCGGCGACGCGGTGCGTGCCCGGATTCTCGTTGCCGCGCGCTGGTTGTTGCGGCGGAGCGAGGGCAGCCGCCTTGATCTGCGCGAAGTGACCACGCTTTCGGGCGTGCCGCTCGCGATCATCCGCACACACTATCCCGACAGCGCCGCGCTGTACCGTGCTTCGCGGCTCGCCTTGATCGAACAGGTGGTCGCGCGGCTTCCCGCCACGCCGAGCGCGAGCGGCGAATTCGATCTGCTGGTGTCGCGTTATCTGCGCGCGGCGTGCGATGCCCTGGCGCAGACGGCGCATCGTGAACTCGCGCAATCGGTGCGCCGCGACGGCGAGCGCGAGCCGTGGTTGATCGCGGCCTATAGCGATTCGATCACGCGTCCGCTCGCCATCGGGCTGGAGCATCTGTTGCTGATCGGCATTTTTCGCGGTCTGGTCTCGGTCACCGATCCGGCGCGGCGAGCGGACGACTTGCTGGCGCGGTTGCTGGAGAAAGCGGGGCGACGCGGCGGCGATCCGCTGCAGCAGCTGCGGATGCTGGTCGAAGCCTTTTACGGCAGCGGAGCGGACGCCTCTCGCGAATGCGGGGTCTCCGGCGCCTCGCCTGCGACAGACGAGCGGCGGCCGGTAATCCGACGGGGCGCACTGACGCTCGACCGCGACCCGCTCGAGATACGCTGGCAGGGCAGGGCGATCGCGCTTTCCCCGATCGAGGCCCGGATCGTCGCGGAGCTTGTCGAGCGGGGGCGGGCGACATCGGCGCAAATCCAGGCGCTGATCGCGGCCGAAGGCGGACGGACCAGCACGCGCGACGTGTTCCTGTACCGCATCCGGCGCAAATTCGCGCAGGCGGGCGCTCCCGATCTGATCGAAACGGTGAAGGGTTGGGGACTGAAACTACGCCCCCAGGAAGCAGCCCGATCTTCGGTCATCAGCGAGGGCGTGCAAGTCGTTGCGGCGAGCTAG
- a CDS encoding PadR family transcriptional regulator codes for MTESSIAPAAEQALTLSDSEGTFLGLVLRAQPITAYQVAKVYDRSPVSNFNTSKGKIYPLMRRLVERGLLVKEQVAGDARGTEQLRCTDLGREAVRQWVLEARETHVMLEDPLRTKVQSFDLLTPAERIEWILSAKESLAEQLDRLESYQAGVDVPFKEFVHDNAVRSVQARIAWLDRMLAAMLRETAAQSGS; via the coding sequence ATGACCGAAAGTTCGATCGCCCCGGCGGCGGAACAGGCGCTGACGCTCAGCGACAGCGAAGGCACGTTTCTGGGGCTGGTGCTGCGCGCGCAGCCGATAACGGCCTATCAGGTCGCGAAAGTCTATGATCGTTCCCCGGTCAGCAATTTCAACACCAGCAAGGGCAAGATCTATCCGCTGATGCGCCGGCTCGTCGAACGCGGGCTGCTGGTCAAGGAACAGGTGGCCGGGGACGCGCGCGGAACCGAGCAATTGCGTTGTACCGATCTCGGGCGGGAGGCCGTGCGGCAATGGGTGCTCGAAGCGCGCGAGACGCATGTCATGCTCGAGGACCCGCTGCGCACCAAGGTACAGTCTTTCGACCTGCTCACCCCCGCGGAGCGTATCGAATGGATATTGAGTGCCAAGGAAAGCTTGGCGGAACAGCTCGATCGGCTCGAATCCTATCAGGCCGGCGTGGACGTGCCCTTCAAGGAATTCGTTCACGACAACGCGGTCCGCTCGGTTCAGGCGCGTATCGCCTGGCTCGATCGCATGCTGGCGGCGATGCTGCGCGAAACGGCGGCGCAAAGCGGCAGTTGA
- a CDS encoding tetratricopeptide repeat-containing sulfotransferase family protein, which produces MTIVTTAIRSGRPTGLAAVAAAAREPAFQQAWHALETGDLTGAERAIRMLLAKDPDNAAALVLLAELAARIGIMHEAEAALIRAIALVPDLADARLRLAAICADQGRIDSALAQLDAVLEGDPGHRGAELAKAELLARIGDHAGAEALYARIATTGGEDADLHIARGNLAKTTGRFEAAVTHFRAAATGGRAGEAWWSLADLKTAKIDTHGIATMRDLLARTDLSATTRLHLHFALGKALEDYGEHAAAFAEYAQGNRLRRAELPHDADAVGREVDDQIALFDADFLARRSDPGELDTAPIFIVGLPRSGSTLVEQILASHPAIEGTSELPYIPALVQDMIGRNWQRRDLRYPAHLATLSPEAARDLGRHYLAAAQWHRRTERPLFLDKLPNNWRNIGFIRLILPNARIIDVRREAMACGFSNFKQHFARGQSFAYDLADIGRYYRDYARLTAHFDALAPGTIHRVSHEALVADPEREIRALLDYLGLPFDAACLRHHENRRPVRTASAQQVRAPISDAGLEQWRKFAPWLDPLREALGPLA; this is translated from the coding sequence ATGACGATCGTGACGACAGCAATCCGTTCGGGCAGACCGACCGGTCTCGCCGCCGTCGCCGCCGCAGCCCGCGAACCGGCGTTTCAACAGGCCTGGCACGCGCTGGAAACAGGCGACCTGACCGGCGCCGAACGCGCGATCCGCATGTTGCTCGCCAAGGACCCCGACAACGCCGCAGCGCTGGTGCTACTTGCCGAACTGGCGGCGCGGATCGGCATCATGCACGAAGCCGAAGCGGCACTGATCCGGGCGATCGCACTGGTTCCCGACCTTGCCGACGCCCGACTCAGGCTCGCGGCGATATGCGCCGATCAGGGCCGGATCGACTCCGCGCTGGCGCAACTGGACGCCGTTCTCGAAGGCGATCCCGGTCATCGCGGGGCGGAACTTGCGAAAGCCGAACTGCTCGCGCGGATCGGCGATCATGCCGGCGCAGAAGCATTGTATGCGCGCATTGCGACAACCGGTGGCGAGGACGCCGATCTTCACATTGCACGCGGTAATCTCGCCAAGACGACGGGCCGCTTTGAAGCAGCCGTCACGCATTTTCGCGCCGCTGCGACCGGCGGCCGCGCCGGCGAGGCATGGTGGAGCCTTGCCGATCTGAAGACCGCGAAGATCGACACGCACGGTATCGCGACGATGCGCGACCTCCTCGCGCGAACAGACCTGTCCGCCACCACGCGGCTTCACCTCCATTTCGCACTCGGCAAGGCATTGGAGGATTACGGTGAGCATGCCGCCGCCTTCGCCGAATATGCGCAGGGCAATCGCCTGCGCCGCGCCGAACTGCCGCACGACGCCGACGCGGTCGGCCGTGAAGTCGACGATCAGATCGCGCTGTTCGACGCCGATTTCCTTGCACGGCGGAGCGACCCGGGCGAGCTCGACACCGCCCCGATCTTCATTGTCGGCCTGCCGCGTTCGGGATCAACTCTGGTCGAGCAGATCCTGGCGAGCCATCCCGCCATCGAGGGCACCTCAGAACTTCCCTATATCCCTGCGCTGGTCCAGGATATGATCGGACGCAACTGGCAACGGCGCGACCTGCGTTATCCCGCCCATCTGGCCACACTATCGCCGGAGGCGGCACGCGATCTCGGCCGACACTATCTGGCGGCGGCGCAATGGCACCGCCGCACCGAGCGCCCTCTCTTCCTCGACAAGCTGCCGAACAACTGGCGCAATATCGGTTTTATCCGCCTGATCCTGCCCAATGCCCGCATCATCGACGTGCGGCGCGAAGCAATGGCGTGCGGCTTTTCCAACTTCAAACAGCATTTCGCGCGCGGTCAGAGCTTCGCCTACGACCTTGCAGATATCGGGCGATATTATCGCGACTATGCGCGACTGACCGCCCATTTCGACGCGCTTGCGCCGGGGACGATCCACCGCGTTTCGCACGAAGCGCTCGTTGCCGATCCCGAGCGCGAGATTCGGGCGCTGCTCGACTATCTCGGTCTGCCGTTTGACGCGGCCTGCCTGCGCCATCACGAAAATCGCCGCCCGGTGCGCACCGCGAGCGCGCAGCAGGTACGCGCGCCGATCAGCGATGCGGGGCTGGAACAGTGGCGCAAATTCGCGCCTTGGCTTGACCCGCTGCGCGAGGCGCTGGGCCCATTGGCCTAG
- a CDS encoding TonB-dependent receptor domain-containing protein yields the protein MMKRSSLLAGSALPAMLLGLASLAAAPAHAQTAANDETSEQDQAQSQDQAIQPIPAGDEIVVTGSRIARPNLDSPVPVTSLNGEEFFETGNLSVGDTLNDLPALRSTFGQSNSTRFLGTGGLNLLDLRGLGTERTLVLQNGRRHVAGDILGSGTSVDVNTIPTDLIERVDVVTGGNSAIYGSDAIAGVVNFVLKRDYEGIQLRGQSGVSTYGDAGSYYLSGLAGTNFADGRGNIAVNFEYAHQEDFYASGRPNLKKTGGFVQVDADPATATNGSDGTPDRVYYDDIRSAIYSNGGTFLSYLGGDYFTPFLFQPDGRLVPQTGTRVGLAPFGSFIGGSGSNFREGTQMGLFPKLDRYSTNVIAHFEVSPAFEPFFEAKWVHTDSLSNASGPFFFSGGTTGSPREQFYTDNPYLNPQAREVISDYYGVSTSTVIPFTFIRNVVELSNREEATKRDTYRFVGGVRGSFNDDWNYEVSVNYGEFQEDTTILGNVNIQRFLLAIDAVDEGLASGGAANGNIVCRAQVDPSAAIAYEGAGDTAYAAAQLANDVAACQPINLFGPGNITDAARGYLLQDSWQRAKITQLVASAYVAGDTSEWFELPGGPVGFAIGGEYRRETNGFDQDEATVAGVTFYNSIPAFDFPSFEVKEAYAEIRIPLLAHTPFFEELTFSGAARVADYKGGTGTVWSYNAGVEWAPVRDLRLRASYSRAVRAPNLTELYSPLGQNYAAPPNDPCALRNIGAGSATREANCRADGVPATYDHVYLQSLPFLSGGNPDLGAEKSDSYTIGGVFEPRFLPGFSLTVDYYDITVNDVITSPTAQNIIDACYDAADLNNQFCGLFDRAGAGGGPQGEVEGQILNNSLSVVPLNYAQLKVRGIDFEVGYTADLGFGQFAGRGIYTHAIQNDQYLDPTQPDYADRLLGELGDPMDSFNVDLSLQTGGVTFGYSLRYIGKMVINNWEDWFSVQGRDPENADYADRTWYPEVFYHDVRVGIDATDKFNFYLGVDNLLDTDPPLGLTGIGGGSGIYTNRGRFFYAGFVAKF from the coding sequence TCGGTCGGCGATACGCTGAACGACCTTCCAGCGCTGCGCAGCACCTTCGGCCAGTCAAACTCGACACGCTTCCTCGGAACGGGCGGCCTCAACCTGCTCGACCTGCGCGGTTTGGGCACCGAGCGTACGCTGGTGCTGCAGAACGGCCGCCGTCATGTCGCTGGTGACATTCTCGGTTCGGGCACCTCGGTGGACGTGAACACGATTCCGACCGACCTGATCGAGCGCGTCGACGTGGTGACCGGCGGCAACTCGGCGATTTACGGGTCGGACGCGATCGCGGGCGTCGTCAATTTCGTGCTCAAGCGCGACTATGAAGGCATTCAGCTGCGCGGCCAGAGCGGCGTCAGCACCTATGGCGACGCAGGCTCCTACTATCTGAGCGGGCTGGCAGGCACCAATTTCGCCGATGGCCGCGGCAATATCGCAGTCAATTTCGAATATGCGCATCAGGAGGATTTCTATGCCTCCGGCCGCCCCAACCTGAAGAAAACGGGCGGCTTCGTTCAGGTCGATGCCGACCCGGCGACAGCGACCAACGGCAGCGACGGCACGCCCGACCGAGTCTATTACGACGACATCCGCAGCGCGATCTATTCGAACGGCGGTACGTTCCTGTCCTATCTGGGCGGCGACTACTTCACGCCCTTCCTCTTCCAGCCCGACGGCCGGCTGGTGCCGCAGACCGGAACGCGCGTGGGTCTGGCGCCCTTCGGATCGTTCATCGGCGGCAGCGGGAGCAATTTCCGCGAAGGAACGCAGATGGGTCTGTTCCCCAAACTCGATCGCTACAGCACCAATGTCATCGCGCATTTCGAAGTCAGCCCGGCGTTCGAACCCTTTTTCGAAGCCAAATGGGTCCATACCGATTCGCTCAGCAACGCCAGCGGCCCGTTCTTCTTCTCCGGCGGAACGACCGGCTCGCCGCGTGAGCAATTCTATACCGACAATCCTTATCTCAACCCGCAGGCGCGCGAAGTCATCAGTGACTATTACGGCGTCTCCACCAGCACGGTGATCCCCTTCACCTTCATCCGCAACGTGGTCGAGCTGAGCAATCGGGAGGAAGCGACCAAGCGCGACACCTATCGCTTCGTGGGTGGTGTGCGCGGTAGCTTCAACGACGACTGGAATTACGAGGTTTCGGTCAATTACGGCGAGTTTCAGGAAGACACGACGATCCTGGGCAACGTCAATATCCAGCGCTTCCTGCTGGCGATCGACGCCGTCGATGAAGGGCTGGCCAGCGGCGGCGCGGCGAACGGCAACATCGTCTGCCGCGCCCAGGTCGATCCCAGTGCAGCGATTGCGTACGAAGGCGCCGGTGATACGGCCTATGCCGCCGCTCAACTCGCCAACGATGTCGCTGCCTGCCAGCCGATCAACCTGTTCGGTCCGGGCAACATCACCGATGCCGCCCGCGGCTATCTGCTTCAGGACAGCTGGCAGCGCGCGAAGATCACCCAGCTGGTCGCCAGCGCCTATGTCGCCGGCGATACCAGCGAATGGTTCGAGCTTCCCGGCGGCCCGGTCGGTTTCGCGATCGGCGGGGAATATCGCCGCGAAACCAATGGCTTCGATCAGGACGAAGCAACTGTGGCGGGGGTGACCTTCTACAATTCGATCCCCGCGTTCGACTTCCCCTCGTTCGAAGTGAAGGAAGCCTATGCCGAGATCCGCATCCCGCTGCTCGCGCATACGCCATTTTTCGAGGAGCTGACCTTTTCCGGTGCCGCGCGCGTCGCCGACTATAAGGGCGGGACGGGAACCGTCTGGTCGTACAATGCCGGCGTCGAATGGGCACCCGTCCGCGATCTGCGGCTGCGCGCCAGCTATTCGCGCGCGGTCCGGGCGCCCAATCTGACCGAGCTCTATTCGCCGCTCGGCCAGAATTATGCCGCTCCGCCCAACGATCCCTGCGCGCTGCGCAATATCGGCGCGGGTTCGGCGACGCGCGAGGCCAATTGCCGCGCCGACGGCGTTCCGGCCACCTATGACCATGTCTATCTGCAATCGCTGCCCTTCCTCTCGGGCGGCAACCCGGACCTGGGCGCGGAAAAGTCGGACAGCTACACAATCGGCGGCGTCTTCGAACCCCGCTTCCTGCCGGGATTCTCGCTGACGGTGGACTATTACGACATCACCGTGAACGACGTGATCACATCGCCGACGGCGCAGAACATCATCGACGCCTGCTATGACGCGGCCGACCTCAACAATCAGTTCTGCGGATTGTTCGACCGTGCCGGCGCAGGCGGCGGCCCGCAGGGCGAAGTCGAGGGTCAGATCCTCAACAACAGCCTGTCGGTGGTACCGCTCAACTATGCCCAGTTGAAGGTGCGCGGCATCGATTTCGAAGTCGGCTACACCGCGGATCTCGGCTTCGGACAGTTTGCCGGACGGGGAATCTACACTCACGCGATCCAGAATGATCAGTATCTCGATCCCACCCAGCCCGACTATGCCGACCGGCTGCTGGGCGAGCTGGGTGATCCGATGGACTCGTTCAACGTCGATCTCAGCCTGCAGACCGGAGGCGTCACCTTCGGCTACAGCCTGCGGTACATCGGCAAGATGGTGATCAACAATTGGGAGGACTGGTTCAGCGTTCAGGGCCGCGATCCCGAAAACGCCGACTATGCCGACCGTACCTGGTACCCGGAGGTCTTCTATCACGACGTCCGGGTCGGCATCGACGCGACGGACAAGTTCAACTTCTATCTGGGCGTCGACAATCTGCTCGATACCGATCCGCCGCTCGGGCTGACCGGCATCGGCGGCGGCAGCGGCATCTACACCAACCGCGGCCGCTTCTTCTACGCGGGCTTCGTGGCAAAGTTCTGA